A region from the Manihot esculenta cultivar AM560-2 chromosome 13, M.esculenta_v8, whole genome shotgun sequence genome encodes:
- the LOC110630129 gene encoding uncharacterized protein LOC110630129: MNANASPSYAKKLQAKGKSPGWAAFDLKQRQKQGLPQVGNDPFPPLPTTSTTSFRPCGNPPSNNGYFEGAYSSVLLPSADFPSIAEDSNCNKYTRVSDYGQVEVIEEKKPAFVLNHLKELHSWADKSLIEDVMAAVNGDIDKATVFLEEIISTDNSEENGEAKYFSNCDDFQCDTEEDESVLLGRNSDLAADIADLSSTLEDALKGNYKQSKNVHAACGHRLSEAAAANMKLILGHIRSFPVEPEWEEHDVYLSHRRNALRMMRLAARHSRAATNAFLRGDHFSAQQNSLKARKEWLNAERLNAKAAKEILSIRNSENNPWKLDLHGLHAAEAVKALQEHLNKIETLLLKDRPVSPGRFKTKNGIVSSSLKPFISIDMENLDKQQAGLRHRTVSLQVITGIGNHSRGQAAIPTAVRSFLSENGYHFDEARPGVISVRPKFRHR; the protein is encoded by the exons ATGAACGCTAATGCGAGCCCATCCTATGCCAAAAAGTTACAGGCGAAAGGTAAGTCTCCTGGTTGGGCTGCCTTTGATCTCAAGCAGCGTCAGAAACAAGGTCTTCCGCAAGTCGGCAACGATCCTTTTCCACCCTTACCAACCACTAGCACCACCTCCTTTCGTCCCTGTGGAAACCCACCGAGCAATAATGGTTATTTTGAAGGAGCTTATTCATCCGTTTTGCTACCATCCGCAGATTTTCCAAGCATAGCAGAGGATAGTAATTGCAATAAATATACACGAGTTAGTGATTATGGTCAAGTTGAGGTTATTGAAGAGAAGAAACCTGCTTTTGTCTTAAACCATCTCAAAGAACTTCACAGTTGGGCTGACAAAAGCTTGATCGAGGATGTCATGGCCGCTGTGAATGGTGATATTGATAAGGCCACAGTTTTCTTAGAAGAGATTATTTCTACTGACAACTCTGAGGAGAATGGGGAAGCAAAGTATTTCTCTAATTGTGATGATTTTCAATGTGACACAGAGGAAGATGAGAGTGTTTTGTTAGGACGGAACTCAGACCTTGCTGCAGACATAGCCGATCTGAGCTCTACACTTGAGGATGCTCTCAAAGGTAATTACAAACAATCGAAGAATGTGCATGCTGCTTGTGGACATAGACTTTCTGAGGCTGCTGCTGCAAACATGAAACTAATTCTGGGGCACATCAGATCCTTTCCTGTTGAGCCTGAGTGGGAAGAGCATGATGTTTACTTGAGCCATCGAAGAAATGCACTAAGGATGATGAG GTTGGCAGCTCGGCATTCCAGGGCAGCCACTAATGCTTTTCTGAGAGGAGACCATTTTTCTGCCCAACAGAACTCACTGAAGGCTCGTAAAGAATGGTTGAATGCGGAAAGACTCAATGCTAAGGCAGCTAAGGAAATTTTGAGTATAAGAAATAGTGAAAATAACCCATGGAAGTTGGATTTGCATGGTCTTCATGCAGCAGAGGCTGTTAAAGCCTTGCAAGAACATCTTAACAAAATTGAGACACTCCTTTTAAAGGACCGACCAGTATCACCTGGTAGATTCAAGACAAAGAATGGTATTGTGAGTTCATCACTTAAGCCCTTTATTAGCATAGACATGGAGAACTTGGATAAACAACAGGCAGGACTAAGGCATAGAACAGTATCATTACAAGTAATTACAG GCATAGGCAATCACAGTCGGGGTCAAGCTGCAATCCCAACAGCAGTGAGAAGTTTCCTTAGTGAAAATGG ATATCACTTTGATGAAGCAAGGCCAGGTGTAATTTCTGTTCGCCCCAAATTCCGTCACAGATGA